A window of Halogeometricum sp. S1BR25-6 genomic DNA:
AGTTCGCCTATTTCCTGCTCTCGCCGGCGCTGCTCATACTGCTGCTCATCGCGCTGTACCCCCTCATACAGACGTTCAGCTACTCGCTGTTCGCCGACCAGTTGACGGGGTCGTCGCGGTTGGGTCAGTTCGTGGGCCTCCAGAACTACGTGGCGCTGTTCACGGGCGCGCGCGACTTCGCGCTCCCGTCGGCGTTCCTGCCGGAGTTCTCCTCGTCGTTCCCGTTCGTGACGGGCATCTACTCCAGCGCGCTGATGGTGACGCTCATCTTCACCGCGGTGAGCGTCCTGTTCGAGACGATTCTCGGCTTCGTGCAGGCGCTCGTCCTCGACCAGGACTTCCGCGGCCGACGGTGGGTCCGCGTGGCCATCATCATCCCGTGGGCCGTGCCCATCGTCATCCAGGGGATGATCTGGTACCTGATGTTCCAGCCGAACATCGGCTTTCTCATCGGAACGCAGCAGAACCCGACGTTCCTGAACACGCTGGGGCTCAGCTTCACGCCGCTCCGTAACACGGCGGACTCGCTGTTCCTCATCATCGTGGCCGACGTCTGGAAGACGACGGCG
This region includes:
- a CDS encoding carbohydrate ABC transporter permease, with product MESLSETQFAYFLLSPALLILLLIALYPLIQTFSYSLFADQLTGSSRLGQFVGLQNYVALFTGARDFALPSAFLPEFSSSFPFVTGIYSSALMVTLIFTAVSVLFETILGFVQALVLDQDFRGRRWVRVAIIIPWAVPIVIQGMIWYLMFQPNIGFLIGTQQNPTFLNTLGLSFTPLRNTADSLFLIIVADVWKTTAFMALLILAGLQSIDRSLYDVARVSGATNWQQFKMITFPLILPTVLVAMLFRTIGAMRVYGIIETMGGCTTVPSLSCLVVTTFNNSMYATSATVAFVTAALIGIVVSVYLVKFADAEEGF